ACCCAACATCGCCCCCATGGTGCCCGCGATAATGATGTCGGCTTCACCCAGCGCATCCTTTTTGATGAGAAATTTGACAAAAAGCCCCAGCGCGAAAAAGGAAAAGGCCATGATCGCCGCATCCTTGAATCGGGTCAGCAGCATATGCTGATACCATGAAAAATCTCTCATCTCTCCGAGTGCCCAGTCCCATCCGAAGATGAAAAGGGGCATCAGAAGCGCCAGCCCAAGCGCCATGAAATTCAAAGAATCGGGGACGGCGTAATACTCGAAATCGATGACGGAAAGAGCCAGAAGAAGTGAAAAAACCAGTGCCGTGATGAACCACTCCGCCGTAAGACCCAGTTTCATGGCCAGAACCAGAAAAAGCAGTCCTGTCAGGAGTTCCACCGTCGGGTAGAGTCGGCTGATCGGGCTTTGGCAGTAGGCGCAACGTCCCCTGAGCAGAAGCCATGAAAGCAGAGGGATGTTGTGCCACCATTTCAGGGCGTTGTCGCATACGGGGCAGTGGGAGGGGGGAAAGGCGACATTCTCCCCTTTTGGAATTCGGACGATCAGGACATTCAGAAACGAACCGATGGCCAGTCCGATGAAGAGGGCGAAGAGCAGGGCCATCATATCCCTCCGAAGCGCCGCTGGCGATTTTTGAAATCTTCTATGATCGTGTCAAGCTCGTCGGGTGTGAAATCGGGCCAGAGTGTCGGTGTGAAGAAGAGCTCGGCGTAGGCGGACTGCCAGAGGAGAAAGTTGGAGAGGCGCTGTTCGCCGCCAGTGCGGATCAGAAGATCGACATTGCCGAATCTTGAGCTCTCTATCCGGTTTCCCAGCGAGTCTGTGGTGATCTCCTCTCCTTTTTGGCAGAGTTCTTTCGCGGCGCGCGCGATCTCGTCCTGCGATCCGTAGTTGAGGGCGAGCACCTGGGTCAGTTTTCCGAAATGGCGGGTCCGCTCTTTGAGCCTGGCGATCTCGTTCCGAAGAGCGGAGGAGAAGCGGCCGATATCACCGATCGTCTCGAAACGCACTTCATTGCGGATGTAGGTTTCGGTCTCGTTTTTCAGATAGTTGTTCAAAAGCCGCATCAGAAAATCGACCTCCATTTTCGGGCGTTTCCAGTTTTCGGTACTGAAAGCATAAAGGGTCAGAACCTCGATTTCGGGATGGTTGGAGGCGTAAGTCGTCAGTGTACGGACCACTTCGGCACCCCGTTCGTGCCCTTTGACGCGTCGGAGTCCCCGTTCGGTCGCCCAGCGGCCGTTGCCGTCCATGATAATGGCGATGTGTCGTGCGATATTGCTCATACGTCGGATTACCCTTTGATATCCAGCAATCCGGGCTGCTTCCCGTCCCAAAGGGGGTGAATCTGCTCCTCTTTGCACCGAATTTCGATCCGGTCGAAACCTTCAAGATGCGTCTTTTCTCTCTCCAGCAGTGCCACGCTTTTGGGATAGTAGAGATTAAGGCGGAGGGTGGTGAGATGGTCGGTACGATCTATCACCCCTTCGATGGGACCCAGATTGCTCATTGCTGCATAAAATTCTACACTTTTTTGGTTTAAATCTTTGTTTTTCCCTCTTCTGCGCATCTGAAGAAGCATCTTTCTTCCTTTATCTTCTATCGGAAGCGTCAGGACTCCCTGATGAAAGGAGAGCAGAAGCTGTGTGATATTCTGAAACTGCTCCTTGCTTTGTGCGGAAGAGAGCGTCTGCAGAAGATGATCCCTGATGGTACCGGAAGGATCGGATTTTTTCGAAATTTGTTGAAGAGTCTCAAGTGTGAAACTCTCCATGAATCCTTTTTTCAGAAGCAGAGGTTTGGGATGCAGACGCTTGAGGTGGACTATTCCCTCCCTGCTGTCGGCCATCTCCACCCAATACTCCAAGCCCGGCTCCAGGGGTGTGTCGCTTTTGGTCGTAAACGTGTGCCGACCCATTTCGACCAGGTAGCGGCCGGAAGCCTGTTTTTCAAGAACCCGTATGCCAAGCTGCAAGAGTGCGTTAACCTCGATGGCGGCCATTTTCCCGAGCACCGCCTGGGCGGCTTTGACGGGAGTCATACCATAGATCACCCGCACGCTCCGCTTCGGAGGAAGAAAAAGAGATTTGTGTGGGCTGCTTGGGTCATGGGATGTTTTTCAGCGCCTCCAGTAAAGAGAAGGCGATCTCTGTTTTTTGGGCCCGGGGGATTTCGACGGATTCCTCTTCGGTGACGAGGGTGACCGCGTTGGTGTCGCTGCCGAAGCTGCCGCTGTTTTTGAGAATATTGAGAGCCACGGCATCCACCTTTTTCTCCTCCATCAATTTCCATGCGGCATCGAGAGCGGCGGTTTCGTCCATCTCCGCTTTGAACGCCAGCGTTCTGACACCGCTTCGGTCGAGGCTCTTGAGAATATCGGGATTTTTGACCAAATCGAGCCGCCACGTCTCACCCAGAGCCTCTTTTTTGAGTTTGCCGCTTTGGGGGTAGGCCGGTCGGTAGTCGCTTACGGCCGCCGCCATGAAAAGCCACGGTGTTTTTTGCACCAGGCGGGGCTGGTCGGATTCCGAATGGAAAGAGGGCTTGATCAAAAGCCCTTTTTTGGCGGCACGCAGGGCATCCTGCACATATTCGAGCATCTCCCGGGCGCTTTCGACTCCGATGACATGGACAGGCGGGATGCTGCGGGGCGTTTTCGTCGTGACATAGCAGACGTCGGCGCCGTATGCGTAGAGTGCCGTAACGAGCGCTTCGGCCATCTTGCCGCTCGAAAAATTGGAGAGATAGCGCACTTCGTCGATCTTTTCCATCGTTCCGCCGCCGGTGACGACAACGCGGCGCTGTTTCCAGTAATCGTCTTCGAAAAGGTGCTTCAAAGATGTGGCGAAAATCGTCTCCGGTTCCGCCATGGCACCTTTGCCCACCGTGTTGCAGGCGAGCATTTTGGTCTGGGGTTCGACCGTATCGATGCGGTGGAGTGTCAGCCGTTTCATGTTCGCCACGGTGATCGGATGTTCGATCATGCGGGTATTGGCGGCCGGTGCGAGGAGTATCGTTCCGGGAAAGGCGAGGGCTGTCTGAAGCAGGAGATTGTCGGCTATGCCGGCGCTCATTTTGTTGATCGTGTTGGCGCTGGCGGGGGCGACGATGAAAAGATCGGCCCACTCGCCCAGGCCGATATGGTTGTTGTCGTCGGCCCAGCTCTCCGACGCTTCGTGCAGGACGGGCCGGCCGCTGAGCGCTTCGAAGGTCAGGGGTGAAACGAACCGCTTGGCGGCTTCGGTCATCACGACACGTACATCCGCCCCCGCTTTTACGAAAAGGCGTACAAGATCGCACGTTTTGTAGGCGGCGATGCTGCCGCTGACACCGATCAGGACTTTTTTCCCGTCCAGACGCACCTGTTCGAGCATGGGTTATTTTTTTCCCGTTTTGAAAAAGCGGTGGAAAAAGTTGGCGACCATCTTCTGGGGTGTCCGGGAGATGGCGAGGGAGCCCTCCCGAACATCTTCCGTCACCGTTGTTCCTGCCGCGATAAGGACGTTGTCTTCGATCGTAACGGGGGCTACGAACTGCGTATCACTGCCAACGAAGACATTTTTGCCGATTTTCGTTTTGTATTTTCTCACGCCGTCGTAGTTGCAGGTGATGGTGCCCGCGCCGATGTTTGTCCCTTCGTCGATTTCCGCATCACCAAGATAGCTCAGGTGCCCCGCTTTGACCCCTTTGAGGTGCGATTTTTTCACCTCCACGAAATTGCCAATATGGGTTTTTTCGAGAATGCTGCCGGGTCGGACGCGGGCCATCGGACCACAGCTGGAGTCTTTGATATCGGCGTCCTCGATGACGCTGTGGGATTTGATATGGCTTCGGGTGATGATGCTCTCCCCGTGGATCGTGACGCCGTTGTCAAGGATACAGTCGCCCTCGAATACGGCCCGGCTGTCGATATAGATGGTATGGGGCAGATGCATCGTCACCCCTGCGCGCATCCATTTTTCTCTGATGCGCTCTTGCATGATCTCTTCGGCGTGGGCCAGGTCGTATCGGGAGTTGACCCCTTTGAAAGCCTCCTCCTCGACCCATACCGGCTCGATGTGTCGCCCCTCTTCGCGGGCCAGCCTGACCAGGTCGGTCAGATAGTACTCCGCCTGAGCGTTGTCGTTGGAAAGAAGCGGAAGATACCGGTCGAGTATCTCTTTTTTGAAGATATAGACGCCGGCATTGACCGTTTTGATGCGCTTCTGCTCTTCGCTGCAGTCTTTCTCTTCGACGATTCCCTGCACCTCCCCTTTTTCGACGATGACCCTGCCGTATCCGGAAGGATCGTCAAGATCGAAAACACTCATGACGATATCGGCATCGCTCATGAGAAGCGGTCGGAGCGATTCGGCCGTCACCAGGGGCATGTCGCCGTTGAGGACCAGCACACGATCGTGGAGCATACCGATATTCATGACCGCTCCGCCGGTTCCCGGATAGTTGGCATGGTCTTGAATTTTGAACTTGATCCCTTCGAAACTTTTTTCGATATTTTCCCTCACGCGGTCGGCCTGGTGATAGAGGACGACCGTAATGTCGTCGCTGAGTGCCTGGGCCGCCTTGAGAGTGTAATGGAGCATCGGGAGCCCGCTGATGGGATGCAGAACTTTCGGCAGGTCCGATTTCATGCGTGTGCCCTGACCGGCCGCCAGGATGATCACGGATAAAGACATGGTGCCCTTTCTTGAGAGTGTTGAATTTTAGGTGATTTTAACGCAATTAAGATTAATATATACCAAATTTTCTCAACGATTTTCGGATGGGTCTTTTCGGGTCGCTTTCTGAAACTTTACCTTTATTTCCAATTTGCCGATTTATAGCTGACATTGAAGATAAATTGCGGTGAGAAATGAAAATTTTTCCCATAGAAAACAGGAGTGTCGATGGACTTGGGTAGTGTCATCGGTTTGGTATTGATTCTTGGCCTGCTATTTGGCGCAATGGCCATGGGTGTCGGTGTCGGTGCCTACATCGACATTCCCTCCGTTTTGATCGTCATCGGCGGTTCCATCGGGGCGCTTCTCGTGGCGTTCAAGATGGAGCAGATGAAAAATTTCGTCAAGATTTTCATGATCGCCATCAAACCGCCGCAGGAAAATATACCGGAACTGATCAAAAAACTGGTCGACTATTCGACGCAGGCGCGGCGTGACGGCATCCTCTCTCTCGAAGCGGCCGCCAACAACGAAGAGAACGAGTTTCTGAAGAAGGGGCTTTCGATGGCGGTCGACGGGAACGAACCCGATACGATCCGGGAACTTCTTGAGATCGAAATGGAGCAGACCAGCGAGCGCCACAAGGCCAATGCGGCGATCTTCGACCAGTGGGCGGGCCTTGCCGGGGCGATGGGGATGATCGGAACGCTGATCGGCCTGGTCGCGATGCTTCTGAACATGTCCGACCCCAGTGCCATCGGACCCTCGATGGCGGTCGCGTTGCTCACGACGATGTACGGGGCGATGATCGGCAACATTTTCGGAACGCCGATCGCCAATATCCTCAATATCCGCGACGCCGACGAAAATCTGGTCAAAACAATCATCCTGGAGGGCATCATGTCGATCCAGGCGGGCGACAATCCCCGCACACTCGAAGCGAAACTCCTCTCGTTCCTTCCGCCGAACGAACGGGTCAGCCAGTTTGAATAGGGCGGCGTAGATGGCCAAGCAGAAGTGTCCGGAATGTCCCAAATGTCTACCGGGATGGCTGGCGGCATTCGGCGACCTGATGAGTCTGCTGCTTTGTTTCTTCGTACTCCTTCTGTCGATGTCGACGATGGATGCCAAGAAACTGGAAGAGGCGGTGGGATCGCTTGCGGGCGCTCTGAGTGTCCTGGAGGGAGGAGAACGCTCCGAATTGCAGGAGCGGCGCATGGAGAGCGGTACCGGCGGTGGCGCGGCGGCGACGACGCCGACGGAGATCGAAACGGCGCAGCAGTCGCAGTCGCAACTTGCCCAACAGATCAGTCAGATGTGGATGCAGATGGTTTCACTCAAAAACGAGATGAACGAAATCATGATGAGCCAGGGGGCCACGCCTGTGGCACTCGAAGAGTCGGAGAAAGGGTTTTTGCTCCGTCTTCCGGCCGAACTTCTCTTCAAACCGGACGAAGCGAAAATCGACAATATGGATGCGATTCTTTTCATCAAAAGGATTGCGATGATCATCGACAAACTCCCCAACACGCTGCAGGTCAATGTACAGGGACACACCGACAACTCCAAGCCGGGGCCTGCGAGTCCCTACCGTGACAACTGGGAACTCTCTTCCGCCCGTGCCGTTTCCGTCGTCGAAGAACTGATCAAAGACGGTGTCGACCCCAAACGCCTCTCCGCATGCGGCAACGCCGAGTTCAAACCGATCGCCACCAATGCCACACCCGAAGGTCGTGCAAAGAACAGGCGGGTCGATCTCTACTTCTTCTCGAACGAGCCCGAACTGGAAGGAAAAGCGAGACAATCGATACTTGATGCCGGATTGAAGCCCGAATAGGCTAAAATATCCCCATGAGTTTGATGCGTAAACTGTTTTTGGCAGGACTGCCTTTTCTTCTGCTCCCGCTTTTTGGTGCGGTCGACATCCCGACGGTGAATCTCTCGCTGAGTGCGCCCGCCGAACCCAAAGACCTCGTCAATACCCTGAATATCGTCATCGTTCTGACGCTGCTGGTTCTGGCGCCCTCGCTGATACTGGTGATGACCAGTTTTTTGCGTCTCATCGTCGTTTTCGCCTTTCTCCGTCAGGCGCTAGGGACCCAGCAGACGCCTCCGACCCAGCTGCTGGTCTCTTTGGCGCTGGTCCTGACGCTTTTCATCATGGAGCCGATGGGAAAGGAGGCCTACGACAAAGGGATCAAACCCTACATGGACAAAAAGATAGGCTATGAGGTGGCATTCGACAACGCCGTACGTCCTTTCAAACATTTCATGCTGAGAAATACAAGAGAGTCGGACCTGGCGCTCTTCTACCGCATACGCAAGCTCCCCAATCCGGCGACCGAAGAGGATGTGACCCTTCCGGTTCTGCTGCCGGCTTTCATGATCAGTGAACTCAAAACCGCATTCGAGATCGGATTTTTGATTTTTCTTCCTTTTCTTGTCGTCGACATGGTCGTCAGTTCCGTGCTGATGAGTATGGGTATGATGATGCTTCCGCCGGTCATGATTTCTCTTCCTTTCAAAATCCTGATATTCGTGCTGGTGGATGGCTGGCACCTGCTTGTTGGCAATCTTGTGGAGAGCTTTAAGTAGCGGCCAAGGAACGGGAAACGGTGAAGAGGGAATGGAGTGGCGATATGATTTGTAGACATTTCGGAGCGTGCGGAAGCTGTACGCTCTATGACAAACCCTATCCGGCCCAGGTGGCGCAGAAGATGGCGAGGCTCAGCACGATGCTCTCCCCATTCTACCAGGGAAGTATTGTCCCCTTTCCATCCCCTCGAAGCCACTATCGCGCCCGGGCGGAGTACAAGATTTTCCATGACGAGACAGGTTGCCACTACAGCATGCGGCATCTGGACAAAAAGCGGTTCGTGATTCTCGAGATGTGCCCCATGGTCCTCGAGCCTGTCGAAAAGCGGATGTGGCCCCTGATGGAAGCCGTCAACGGCGATGAAATCCTTTCGCACAGGCTTTTCGGCATCGAATTTCTGGCGGCGACCACCGGCGATGTGCTGGTGACGATGCTTTATCACCGCAGGCTCGACGAGGCGTGGGAGGCGGCGGCGAAGGCCGTGCAGAAAAGATTGGGTGTGCAAATCATCGGACGCAGCCGAAAGCAGAAGAGGGCTTTGGGAGAGGAGTATGTGACCGAAGCACTGGAAATTGAGGGTAAACTCTTTCAATACCGCCACTATGAGCAGAGTTTCACCCAGCCCAATCCCTTCGTCAACCGGCAGATGATCGCCTGGGCGATGACGCAGGCCGCGAGATACGGAAAAGGGGATTTCTGCGAACTCTATGCGGGGGCGGGCAACTTCACGATTCCGTTGGCGACCTTGTTTGAGAAAGTGATCGCTACCGAAATCTCAAAACGCTCCATCAAGGCGGCAAAGGAGAATTGCGAACTCAACGGGGTGTCGAATATCGCATTCGTACGAATGAGCAGCGAAGAGTTCACCGAAGCGTTGGAGGGCAAGCGGGCTTTCAACCGTTTGAAAGATGTGGATCTAGGAAATTACGATATCGGCACCATCCTGGTCGATCCGCCGCGGGCCGGTCTGGACGAAGGCACGCGGAACCTGATCGCCCGTTTCGATACGATTCTGTATATTTCATGCAATCCCGAAACCCTATGCCGCGATCTGGAGACCCTGGGCAGAAGCCATCGCATTATGGACGCCGCCCTTTTTGATCAGTTTCCCTATACGGCTCATATGGAAGCGGGTGTCGTTCTTGTAAGAAGGTAGCGGGAAGATGGCACTAAAGCCGTTTTGGCCCTATGCTTCGCAGCGGGACCACTCGATGGGTGGATGGCCCGCTGCCCGTTTTTAAAGAAAGGCGCTCCAGGCCTGTTTCAGAAGCGCGATATTTTCCGGCGTGGCGTACTGCTTGACGTAGTTGAGAATCACCGGAGCGAACTGGCCTACCATGCCGCTGTCCATTCCGAGCGCCTTGAAAGTGCTTCCGACCATGTCGTTTCCGCCCATCATCTGAGCCGCACCGTTGACGAGCCCCTCGTTTCCCTGAACGATCGAGGAGAGTCCGGGCACACTTTTGAGGAGTTCGGCATAGTTGGTTTTGGGCATGCTCTGCGCGGCGACGTTCATCAGTGCGGCGGTCCCTCCTGCCGCCTGCTTCGGTGTGACGCCCAGCGATCCGGTCAGAGCCGAAAGCAGGCCGCTGCTTTGATTGGTTGTCGAAGATTCGGTCTGTTGCGACGATCCTGTCAGGCTGCCCACCTGCTTCATCGCGTCGTCGAACATGCCTGCCTGAAGCGAAAGTCCTGCACCCAGCAGTGCAATGAGAGCCATTTTTTTATACATGGGGTATCCTCCTTTTGAATGGTTGCTAACTTACTGCCCTCCCGCCGGCAGCCCGGCGGGAATCCAGCTGTGTATCAATCCCCCCTCGAGATTGTATACGTTTTCGTAACCGTTTTTGGCCAGTTTGTTGGCGGCGAAAACGGAACGGTTGCCACTGTGGCAGATGACGACGATCGGCTTTTGCAGATCGCCTTTCGTCAGGTTTTTTACATCGGAAAGAAAGTTTTTGTTCTCATCCATCATAGGACGATAGGTCTTTTTGACATGGATCGCCTCTTTTTTCTTCTTTTCGAGATCGGCTACTTTGATTCGTGTTTCAAGATCGGGCAGATCGATTCGGACGAAAAAGACCGGGATATTGACGGCACCCACCGCATGTCCCGTGTAAAGGAATTCCACAGGATCGCGCACATCGATAAGCAGCGCTCCCTCTTTTTGGATCATTTCGATCGCCTCTTTGGCGCTTATGTCGTCGGCATATTCCATCTCCTCGGCAAAAAGCGTTGTCGAAAGAAGAAAAAACATGAGAAAGAGGAGTCTCTTCATCCCTGTCCTTTGATGAAAATGTGTGAAATTGTATCATAAATGTTGTGAATCGATTGTGAGTAGGAAGGAAACCTGGAAAGAGTGTGAAGATGATGAAATGAAAATGATTATCAAGACGATTGACATTTGAAACGGTTTTGATCTATAATTAGCCCACAACAGTTTCCAAGGGGGAGAGGATGAAGCCGATTACGGCATGTAAAATCGGATGCGAAGGAGTGATCGTGCGCATCCGGGCGAAAGAGCCGATAAAAGGGAGACTCTTTTCTCTCGGTCTGGCCAAGGGGAGCCATGTGAAGATTCTCGACCATACCCTGGCGAAGCAGACATGGGAAATCGAGAGCGACGGCACGAAGATTGCACTGCGGGAAGAGGAAGCCGCATCGATCTTCATCGACGAGAAAGGGTGTGCGGCGTGAAAAAGATCAGAGTCGCGCTTGCCGGTCAGCCCAATGTCGGCAAATCCTCCATTATCAACTCCATCACGGGGGCGAGACTCCATGTCGGCAACTTTTCG
This genomic interval from Hydrogenimonas urashimensis contains the following:
- a CDS encoding rhodanese-like domain-containing protein gives rise to the protein MKRLLFLMFFLLSTTLFAEEMEYADDISAKEAIEMIQKEGALLIDVRDPVEFLYTGHAVGAVNIPVFFVRIDLPDLETRIKVADLEKKKKEAIHVKKTYRPMMDENKNFLSDVKNLTKGDLQKPIVVICHSGNRSVFAANKLAKNGYENVYNLEGGLIHSWIPAGLPAGGQ
- the glmU gene encoding bifunctional UDP-N-acetylglucosamine diphosphorylase/glucosamine-1-phosphate N-acetyltransferase GlmU — encoded protein: MSLSVIILAAGQGTRMKSDLPKVLHPISGLPMLHYTLKAAQALSDDITVVLYHQADRVRENIEKSFEGIKFKIQDHANYPGTGGAVMNIGMLHDRVLVLNGDMPLVTAESLRPLLMSDADIVMSVFDLDDPSGYGRVIVEKGEVQGIVEEKDCSEEQKRIKTVNAGVYIFKKEILDRYLPLLSNDNAQAEYYLTDLVRLAREEGRHIEPVWVEEEAFKGVNSRYDLAHAEEIMQERIREKWMRAGVTMHLPHTIYIDSRAVFEGDCILDNGVTIHGESIITRSHIKSHSVIEDADIKDSSCGPMARVRPGSILEKTHIGNFVEVKKSHLKGVKAGHLSYLGDAEIDEGTNIGAGTITCNYDGVRKYKTKIGKNVFVGSDTQFVAPVTIEDNVLIAAGTTVTEDVREGSLAISRTPQKMVANFFHRFFKTGKK
- the trmA gene encoding tRNA (uridine(54)-C5)-methyltransferase TrmA, with protein sequence MICRHFGACGSCTLYDKPYPAQVAQKMARLSTMLSPFYQGSIVPFPSPRSHYRARAEYKIFHDETGCHYSMRHLDKKRFVILEMCPMVLEPVEKRMWPLMEAVNGDEILSHRLFGIEFLAATTGDVLVTMLYHRRLDEAWEAAAKAVQKRLGVQIIGRSRKQKRALGEEYVTEALEIEGKLFQYRHYEQSFTQPNPFVNRQMIAWAMTQAARYGKGDFCELYAGAGNFTIPLATLFEKVIATEISKRSIKAAKENCELNGVSNIAFVRMSSEEFTEALEGKRAFNRLKDVDLGNYDIGTILVDPPRAGLDEGTRNLIARFDTILYISCNPETLCRDLETLGRSHRIMDAALFDQFPYTAHMEAGVVLVRR
- a CDS encoding motility protein A is translated as MDLGSVIGLVLILGLLFGAMAMGVGVGAYIDIPSVLIVIGGSIGALLVAFKMEQMKNFVKIFMIAIKPPQENIPELIKKLVDYSTQARRDGILSLEAAANNEENEFLKKGLSMAVDGNEPDTIRELLEIEMEQTSERHKANAAIFDQWAGLAGAMGMIGTLIGLVAMLLNMSDPSAIGPSMAVALLTTMYGAMIGNIFGTPIANILNIRDADENLVKTIILEGIMSIQAGDNPRTLEAKLLSFLPPNERVSQFE
- a CDS encoding DUF2780 domain-containing protein, encoding MYKKMALIALLGAGLSLQAGMFDDAMKQVGSLTGSSQQTESSTTNQSSGLLSALTGSLGVTPKQAAGGTAALMNVAAQSMPKTNYAELLKSVPGLSSIVQGNEGLVNGAAQMMGGNDMVGSTFKALGMDSGMVGQFAPVILNYVKQYATPENIALLKQAWSAFL
- the coaBC gene encoding bifunctional phosphopantothenoylcysteine decarboxylase/phosphopantothenate--cysteine ligase CoaBC yields the protein MLEQVRLDGKKVLIGVSGSIAAYKTCDLVRLFVKAGADVRVVMTEAAKRFVSPLTFEALSGRPVLHEASESWADDNNHIGLGEWADLFIVAPASANTINKMSAGIADNLLLQTALAFPGTILLAPAANTRMIEHPITVANMKRLTLHRIDTVEPQTKMLACNTVGKGAMAEPETIFATSLKHLFEDDYWKQRRVVVTGGGTMEKIDEVRYLSNFSSGKMAEALVTALYAYGADVCYVTTKTPRSIPPVHVIGVESAREMLEYVQDALRAAKKGLLIKPSFHSESDQPRLVQKTPWLFMAAAVSDYRPAYPQSGKLKKEALGETWRLDLVKNPDILKSLDRSGVRTLAFKAEMDETAALDAAWKLMEEKKVDAVALNILKNSGSFGSDTNAVTLVTEEESVEIPRAQKTEIAFSLLEALKNIP
- a CDS encoding di-trans,poly-cis-decaprenylcistransferase; translated protein: MSNIARHIAIIMDGNGRWATERGLRRVKGHERGAEVVRTLTTYASNHPEIEVLTLYAFSTENWKRPKMEVDFLMRLLNNYLKNETETYIRNEVRFETIGDIGRFSSALRNEIARLKERTRHFGKLTQVLALNYGSQDEIARAAKELCQKGEEITTDSLGNRIESSRFGNVDLLIRTGGEQRLSNFLLWQSAYAELFFTPTLWPDFTPDELDTIIEDFKNRQRRFGGI
- a CDS encoding flagellar motor protein MotB — encoded protein: MAKQKCPECPKCLPGWLAAFGDLMSLLLCFFVLLLSMSTMDAKKLEEAVGSLAGALSVLEGGERSELQERRMESGTGGGAAATTPTEIETAQQSQSQLAQQISQMWMQMVSLKNEMNEIMMSQGATPVALEESEKGFLLRLPAELLFKPDEAKIDNMDAILFIKRIAMIIDKLPNTLQVNVQGHTDNSKPGPASPYRDNWELSSARAVSVVEELIKDGVDPKRLSACGNAEFKPIATNATPEGRAKNRRVDLYFFSNEPELEGKARQSILDAGLKPE
- a CDS encoding FeoA family protein, translating into MKPITACKIGCEGVIVRIRAKEPIKGRLFSLGLAKGSHVKILDHTLAKQTWEIESDGTKIALREEEAASIFIDEKGCAA
- a CDS encoding prepilin peptidase; amino-acid sequence: MMALLFALFIGLAIGSFLNVLIVRIPKGENVAFPPSHCPVCDNALKWWHNIPLLSWLLLRGRCAYCQSPISRLYPTVELLTGLLFLVLAMKLGLTAEWFITALVFSLLLALSVIDFEYYAVPDSLNFMALGLALLMPLFIFGWDWALGEMRDFSWYQHMLLTRFKDAAIMAFSFFALGLFVKFLIKKDALGEADIIIAGTMGAMLGFPLVLVAIYVSALLAIVPALFARGHMVPFVPFLALGTWITYIFSDTFLQWWNMLYA
- the fliP gene encoding flagellar type III secretion system pore protein FliP (The bacterial flagellar biogenesis protein FliP forms a type III secretion system (T3SS)-type pore required for flagellar assembly.), with the translated sequence MSLMRKLFLAGLPFLLLPLFGAVDIPTVNLSLSAPAEPKDLVNTLNIVIVLTLLVLAPSLILVMTSFLRLIVVFAFLRQALGTQQTPPTQLLVSLALVLTLFIMEPMGKEAYDKGIKPYMDKKIGYEVAFDNAVRPFKHFMLRNTRESDLALFYRIRKLPNPATEEDVTLPVLLPAFMISELKTAFEIGFLIFLPFLVVDMVVSSVLMSMGMMMLPPVMISLPFKILIFVLVDGWHLLVGNLVESFK